The following DNA comes from Riemerella anatipestifer ATCC 11845 = DSM 15868.
CTAAAGTGATTATTTGGGATATTGACCAATCAAAAATTGATGAAACTATCCTCCAGTTTTCATCACTAGGTTCTATCTTCGGATATAAGGTAGATGTTTCCAATTATGACGAAGTACAACACTTCGCCATAAAAACTAAACAAAAGATTGGTAATGTTGATATTCTAATTAACAATGCAGGGATTGTGGTAGGCAAATATTTCCACGAACACTCTCAAAAGGATATTTTAAAAACCATAGAAATCAATACCAATGCACCGATGGTAATCACTAATTTATTTTTACAGGATATGCTTACGCAAAATTCAGGACACATCTGTAATATTGCCTCTTCGGCAGGATTGGTATCTAACCCTAAAATGTCCGTATATGCAGGGAGCAAATGGGCTGTTGTTGGTTGGTCTGACAGCCTTAGGCTAGAAATGGAACAGCTGAAAAAAAACATTAAAGTAACCACCATTATGCCTTACTATATCAACACTGGAATGTTTGATGGCGTGAAATCTGTTCTCCCTATATTAGCCCCTGAAAAAGCGGCTAAAACTATCATTAGTTCTATAGAAAACAACAAAAAAATGGTAACACTTCCTAGGTATATCTATCGTTTGACTCGTATAGGTCAAGGACTATTTCCTCTTCGTTTTTTTGATTGGTTTGCGGGAAGTTTACTAGAAATCTATAAAACAATGGCTGACTTTAAAGGTCATAAAAAATAATTATACCAATGGAAACTCCAAAAGCCCAAATATCAGCACTCGTCCAAAAGCAAAAAGCATTTTTTGCAACTCAACAAACCAAAGCCATTGATTTTAGACTAAAGCAACTATCTTTACTAAAACAAGCCATACTAAAGTATCAGCCCGAAATAGAAGAAGCCTTATGGAAAGATTTACACAAATCTAAAGAAGAGGTTTACCTTACGGAAATCAGCATTGTTCTAAGTGAAATTAATTATCATTTAAAAAAAATAAAAAGTTGGGCTCGTCCTAAGAGGGTTTGGTCGCCTATTTCGGTACTTCCTGCATCTAGCCGTATCATTTACGAACCTTTGGGTGTGGCTCTTATTATCTCTCCGTGGAATTATCCGTTCCAGCTTCTTATCAATCCTCTAGTAGGAGCTATTTCCTCTGGCTGTTGTGCTTTACTAAAAGCTTCTCCTGACGCTCCAAATCTCGCTAATGTAGTGGAGAAAATGCTAACAGAATATTTTCCGCTAGATTATATTGCCCTTGTTAAAGGTGGACGAGAAACCAACACCTACTTGCTAGAGGAACGCTTTGATTTCATTTTCTTTACAGGAAGCCCATCTCTAGGAAAAGTGGTTATGAAAGCGGCGGCAGAAAATCTAACGCCCATCGTGCTAGAATTAGGTGGTAAAAGCCCTTGTATTGTAGATAAAGATGCAAACCTCAACCTTGCTGCTAAAAGAATTGCGTGGGGAAAACTCATCAATGCTGGACAGACCTGCATCGCTCCAGATTATCTTTGGGTACACCGTTCGGTAAAAAAAGAGCTTCTTGAAAAAATAGCTTACCACATTAAAGAAATGTATGGCTCTGATGTTAAATCTAGCCCTTTTTATCCTCGTATTGTAAATGATAAATCAGTAGAAAGGCTTTCTAAATTTCTTAATGAAGGGAATATCTATTTAGGTGGAGAAGTAGATTCCAGTCAAAAATACATCGCACCAACTATTATAAATAATGTAGAACCTCACTTCGCTATTATGCAAGAGGAAATTTTTGGTCCCTTATTACCTGTAATAACATTTGACCATATTGATGAACCTATCTCGTACATCAACCAACATGAAAAGCCATTAGCTTTATATTATTTTGGTAAAACTAAAACTGCTAAAGAGGTAATTTCAAAAACAAGTTCGGGCGGAGTTTGCATCAACGATACGCTTATGCATATTGCCAATCATCATCTTCCTTTCGGTGGTGTTGGGAATAGTGGTATGGGCAAGTACCACGGGAAGTACAGTTTTCTAGCCTTCAGTAATGAAAGAGCTATCGTAAAAACACCAACATTTTTAGACCTTCCGTTCAAGTACGTTCCTTTCAGGTTTTTTGAATGGGTAAAGAAAATGATATAGTTTTACCAATAAAAAACCTCAGAATAAATATTTATTCTGAGGTTTTTAAAGAAGTCAATCAAGTATCAAAAATGTAGAAACTAATCTACATCTTTATTCAAAAATTTGTTTTCTCTAAGTTCTACTCTGCCATTGTTATCAGCTAAAAAACTACTGATACGCTCATCAGATGGGCTATCATCTAGTTTAATATTTTTTCTTCTAAAAGCAGGTACTGTTTCAAAAGTATTTTCCTCATCTACATTTTGGTAACGAGAATTAAATTCTTTTAGCTTATTTCTTCTCTCCTGTACTTTAGAGTCTTCTACTTTTTTCTCTATAAAAGTAAAAAGTGTTTCCTCTTGAGCTATTTCTTCATTACGAAATATAGGTTTTTCTTCTACTTCATGAATTACTTGAGGCTCTTGAGACGCAACAGTATTAGATACTGTTTTTACTTCCTCTTCAAAAGTAGGCTCTTCTTCTTTTATTTTAAAGCTGAACTCTACAGGTTTTTCATCTAAGAATAAAGATTTAGTAGGTTGTATGCTACTTTCGTCTTTTGATTCAAAAGTAAAAGATATTCCTTTTGGTTCTTCGTATCCTTCATCATAAGAGAATAAATCTAGTTCATTACTTCCTTCTTCAAATTCTTCATTAACCTCTTCAACATAGGTCATTGGTTGTATTTCTTGAACCGCTAACTGCTCTCCGCTTAATCTATTTGCTGAAAACTGTGGTGAAGAAAAATCATCTTCTTCATCTAACTTCACGATGTTTTTCTCTGTAACAACAGAACCTAATCCTGCATTCTTAGCATCAGAAGAAATTTTAAATGGAGATTCTCTTCTAACTGAATTTGCCGTTTCGTGCAATGGTACCTTAACTACTTCTGTAGGACCTGCATTGATGTGGTTTTCATTAGTAAATCCCGTAGCAATTACCAATACTCTAATAGCATCGCCAAGTTCTTCATCTGTCCCTACACCAAAGATAATGTTAGCTGTATTTCCTGCTTCGTTTTGGATATAATCGTTGATAAGACCAATTTCGTCCATCGTAGCTTCAGAAGCCTCATCAGAACCACTCTGAATAAGAAGCAATACATCTTGAGCTCCTGTAATTTTGTTATCGTTAAGAAGTGGAGAGTCTAATGCCTTTTTAACAGCTTCTTCTGCTCTCTTCTCACCTGTAGCACTTCCCGTGGACATCAAGGCTGTACCTGAATTCTGCAACACAGACTTAGCATCACGGAAGTCAATATTGATAACAAAAGAACCCGTAATTACCTCTGCCATACCTTTGGCTGCATTGGTAAGCACCTCATCTGCCTTAGAAAAACCTTGTTTAAATCCTAAGTTACCAAACTGTTGTCTTAGTTTATCGTTGTTTATCACGATGAGAGAATCCACATTATTTCTTAGTTTCTCTAGCCCTGCTTCAGCTTGGTCTAATCTTCTTTTTCCTTCAAAAGAAAACGGAACTGTAACGATAGCGACCGTCAAAATCCCCATTTCCTTCGCCGCCTTAGCAATAATAGGTGCTGCACCCGTACCTGTACCACCACCCATACCAGCGGTAATGAATACCATTTTGGTATTTTGTCCTAGAGTGCTTTTTATCTCGTCTATACTTTCTATTGCAGCCTTTTCTCCCACTTCTGGGTCTGCACCAGCACCTAAGCCTTCTGTAGTTGTGATACCTAACTGAACTTTATTAGAAACGGGATTGTTATTTAGTGTTTGTGCATCTGTATTACAAATGACAAAATCTACACCGTGAATCCCTCTTTCATACATATGTTTTAAGGCATTGTTTCCACCACCACCTACACCTATCACCTTGATAATAGATGAGTTGCCTTTTGGTAAATCAAATTCAAAACCTGTTTTATTGGTATTTTCCATTACTTCATTTTAAATGACTAAATTACTTAATTATTCCGATTCCTCAAAGAATTTTTTTATCTTTTCTAAGATGTTTTGCCCTATAGTAGGCTTTTTAGAGGCATTTTGCTGAACCACAGTCTCATTATGAGTTGGTTTATCACTATCTAAAATTTTATCTTCTTGGTTGGTTTCATCAGAAACTGTTTGGCTAGAAACAGATACTTCTTCCTGAACTAAAGAATTAGTTTTTTTATCTCTAATAGACAAACTTTCCATTAAAAGCCCTATAGATGTTGCAAATTCAGGGCTTTTTAAATGCTGATTTTTATCGTTCGAAATATATTCATTAGCGTAACCTATACGACTATCAAACCCTGTGATATAATTTGCGAGCTGTCTCAGATGTTTTAGATTAGAACCACCACCTGTAAGCACAATCCCCGCAATGAGTTTTCTTTTTTTCTCGTGTGCTCCATAGGCTTTAAGTTCGGTGTTTACCATCTCCAAAATTTCTTCCACTCTGGCATGAATAATTTTAGCCAATGTTTTTAGAGAAATTTCTTTTTCAGTTCTTCCATGAAGCCCAGGAATGGTAACAAAAGTACTCTCCTTCTCCAATTCTGGAACAGCAGACCCAAAACGAACTTTAAGCTGCTCCGCGTGTTTTTCGATAATAGAACAGCCATCTTTAATATCTTCGGTAATAATACCTCCTCCATAAGGGATAACACAAGTATGACGGATAATATTATCCTTAAATATTGCAATATCAGTAGTACCACCACCTATATCTACAATAGCTACTCCAGCCTCCTTTTCTTCCTTAGTCAAAACCGCTTCGGACGATGCCAATGGCTCCAAAGTAAGCGACTCCATCTCTAGCCCTGCTTCTTTAACGCATCTGCTGATATTTTTAATGCTACTCATCTGCCCTACCACCACATGGAAATTAGCTTCAAGACGCTTTCCGTGCATTCCTATTGGTTCTTGGATTTCGCCCTCCGAGTCTACCTTATATTCTTGTGGAAGTACATGGATAATCTCTTCGCCAGGAAGCATCACCAATTTCTTAACTTGATTTTTGAGCTCTTCTATATCCTCCTCGGTAATGTATTGGTCTGGATTTTCTCGCATAATGTAATCCGAGTGTTGCAAAGAACGGATATGTTTACCTGCAATACCCACCGTTACCTTAGTAATAGGCACACCTGCACTTTTTTGAGCCTCGCTAACAGCTGTTTTAATGGAATTGATGGTTTGGGCAATGTTGTTTACAATCCCTTTATGTACACCTAAACTAGGTGCCACACCTACTCCCATAACCTCTATCTTACCGTACTGATTACGACGACCAACGATAGCAACAATCTTGGTGGTCCCAATGTCTAATCCTACTGAATACTCTTGGCTTTCCATTTATTTTGATTTGAATTTGATTTTATTTGTTCTTTTCTTCTTCTTTATATGTTTCTTCTTTGTAACCTTTACTAAGTGTAGTTACAATCTGATTATCATATTTCAATGATATTTTGGTGTATTTATCAGATGGTTGATAAACCAAATACTTTTCTACAAACGCTTTGAAACCTTTAACTTTGAAATCTATATTTTCCAAGCTTCCTAGTTCTACTCTGTAGTTTTCTTCATTGGCAATAAGATAATAATTTTCTCTCTCTTTTACAACACCAATGAAAAACTTTTTACTAAAGTCGTCTTGATTTATCTTTTTTACCAATTCTATCAATTGAGGATATTCCTCTGGTTGCACATTACCACTTATGAGCATACACGATGCTGAATAGTTACGATTGATAGGAAATTCCACCCCTTTCTCATCTACATAAAACTCTTTCTTCCCTTTACTTAGCCTAAACACAGGCACTCTTTGCATAATATCTATATGCAATATACCATCAAGACTAAGATAAACATTGGCACTATCTACTGCAGAATATTCTGCAATTTTTCTTTCTAATTTTGGGATATCAATATCCCCAACTCTATTGGTAGTATTGGCTTTTTTAACAATGCTTTCTATTTCTTTCTCATCAATAAAATAGACTGGCTTCTCTCCTTGAATAATATTAACAGCCACTTTATCCATAGAGGCATTATTAAATCTTTTCATTGAAAAGTTTAACAAAAATCCCAGTAGGATAATCGTAACAGCTATTTTTAATATTCTGTATTTGTTCTTCATTTTAAAGTTCTATGCTTCCTTTAACCAGCTTACAATACCATCATAAAGCGTGTCTATATCTCCTGCACCTACTGTAAGTAAAATGTCAAAGTTTTTATTTTTAATTTTACCAAAAGCCTCCGACAAACTAGAAACCTCTTTATCTGCCAGTGTTACTTTTTCTAGCAACCAATCTGAACTAATGCCCTCAAAATCCTTCTGCAATTCTCTCGCAGGATAAATATCTAAAAGCATCAACTCGTCTCCTTGCGATAAACTTTTAGCAAAATCATCTGCAAAATCTCGCGTTCTACTGAACAAGTGCGGCTGGAATACTACCAAAAGTTTTTTATCTGGATAGAATGTTCGTATAGAGCCAATTACCGCATTAAGCTCCGTAGGATGATGGGCATAATCGTCTATATAAATCTTTCCATTAGGGAAAATATGCTTGGTATATCTCCTTTTGATACCTCTAAATTTAGACAAGGCCTCTTTTAAATCTTCCAAAGAAACACCCATTTTGTGCAAAACAGCCAATGCTGCCGTAGCATTTTCCACATTATGAATACCTGGTATTTCCCAACTAAAGCGTTGAGTTTCTCCATATGGAGTATAGAAATTAAATGATATAGAATCTCCCTCCAACCTCAACTCGTCTGAATAATAGTCTGCCTTTTCGTTCACAGCATAGGTGGTTACGCTTCTATCTAAGTTTATACCTTTTCGTACAAAAAGCTGACGCTCCTCCGATACCAAATGAGCAAAATCTCTAAAGCCTTTTTCTATGGTAGATTTGTCCCCATAAATATCTAAATGGTCTGCATCTGTAGAAGTTATAATTGCCCAATCTGGAGCTAAATTAAGAAAGCTTCTATCGTACTCGTCGGCTTCCACTACGGAATAATCTTTCCCATTAAATATAAAATTAGACCCAAAGTTTTCGGCAATACCTCCCAAAAATCCAGAAAATGACAAATTAACTTCCTTACAAAGATGGGCTACCAAGCTAGAAGTAGTAGTTTTACCGTGAGTTCCTGCAACAGCGATGCACTCGGTTTCGCTAGTAATAAGCCCTAGAACCTTCGCTCGTTTAAATACCGGAAAGCCTTTTTCTTGGAAAAAATCTAAAATCCCTAGTTGTTTAATTGCTGGCGTATAAATCACTAAAGTGTCTTCGGGTTTAAAGGCTTTTATTTGCTCATCAATACTATCTTCAAAACTAATTTTTATCCCTTCCGAAATAAGAGCCGAAGTTAGTTTAGTAGAAGTTTTATCATAGCCTAAAACCGTTTTCCCAATGGAATGGAAGTATCTCGCCAAAGCAGACATACCTATCCCTCCAATGCCTATGAAATAAAAATTTTGATATGTACTAATATTTTGCATTTCTATTTAAAAACTTTAATTATTTCATCTACAATTTCCTCTGTCGCCTTTGGTTTTGCGAAATAAGATAGGTTTTGCCCCATTTCCTTTCGTAAATTTTCGTTGCTACAAATTTCTGAAAGTGTATTCCAAAAACGCTCTTTCATTTCCTCATCTTTTACCATTCTCGCTGCATTTTTCTCAACTAAAACCATTGCATTTTTGGTCTGGTGATCCTCTGCTGCGAAGGGAAGAGGCACCAATAAAATAGGCTTCTTAACTACCGCTAACTCCGAAATAGCAATCGCACCTGCTCTAGACACAATCACATCTGCCGCAGAATAAGCTAATGCCATATCTGTGATAAATTCCTTTATTTGGATTGTATCTTCTTCTAAATTAACCTTATCTTTAATCGTTTGATATTCTGTTTTTCCTGTTTGCCAAATCAGTTGCCAATCTTCCTTTTTAATCCTTTCCAAATTTTCTAACCAACCATTATTAAGTGTTCTAGACCCCAACGAACCTCCTACGGAAAGAATACTCAATTTACTAGGGTCTAATCCTAACTTTTCTTTAGCCGTAGCAGTATCTGTAAGCCCCTCCATTAAAGATTGTCTAATAGGATTTCCCGAAAAAATCGTCTGGGTTTTTGGAAAAAAATGAACCATATCAGGATACGCCGTAAAAACAGCCTTGGCTTTCTTTCCTAAGAAAAGATTAGTTTTCCCAGGTAGAGAGTTTTGCTCCTGAACAAAAGTAGGTACCCCCAAACGAGAAGCTATATATAAAGCTGGACCACTGGCGAATCCGCCTGTCCCTATTGCCACATGAGGCTTAAAATCCTTTATAATACGATTGGCCTTTCTAACACTAGAAATAATCTTGAAAGGCAGTTTAAAATTTGCTAAAAGACTGCTCCTATTAAATCCTGAAATGTTAAGTCCTTCTATTCTAAACCCCGCTTGAGGCACTTTCTCCATCTCCATCTTATTCTCTGCCCCAATGAACAAAAATTCCGCTTTAGGAAAACGCTTTTGTATCTCTTGAGCAATGGCTATCGCAGGGAAAATATGTCCTCCCGTACCACCACCACTCATTAATACTCGAGGTGCAAAATCTTGATTGATATGATGTATATTTTCTGACATTTTATTCTTTAATATTAAATTAGCTTTTAGGCAATATCATTTATTTCCTCGATGTTTTGTTTTTTACCAATGCCTTCTTCATCATAGATTTGTATTCTAGAGCTGATATTAAGTATTAAGCCTAATTGAGCGTAAGTTACTAACATAGAAGTACCTCCGTAACTTATCAGTGGTAGAGGTTGCCCTGTTACAGGAATGAGATTAAGTGCCACCATAATATTAGCACTTAACTGAATGAAAATCATAATTCCTAAAGAAAGCACCAATAGAGAACCAAAGAAAGCCCTAGTTCTACTTGCTATAATTAGTATTCTTATAATGATAATAAAATACATACCCAATAAGCCAACTGCACCTATTACACCATATTCTTCCACAATAATGGCAAAAATAAAGTCTGATGCCGACTGTGGCAACCTCTGTTTAAGAGCACTTTTGCCTGGTCCTTTACCTGTAATACCTCCGTGTACTATGGCCGCCTTAGCATGCATCACTTGATAGTTTTTAGCCTTTACAGCATCTCTTTCAGCACTATCCAATTGTGCATCTTTTGAAGAGGAAAAAGATTCTACCCTGCTTATCCAAGTATGAACACGGTTGTTGGGCATTAAATTAGTGTTCAATGCTACCAAAATAAAAATAATAGACGCTAAGCCCGACAAAGAGACAAACCCTGCAATATACTTCCACGGAAATTGCCCTATTATAAGGACAATTAGTGAAGTAGCTAAAATCATCAATGCCGTGGAACCGTTATCTTTAGCCACTAAAATAAATACCAATAATATAGGTCCAAAAACATACATAATGTTTTCTATGGGAAGCCTCTGTCTTTGAATATTTTTAGTTAAATAACGGCATAGATAGATAACTAACATCAAAGCTGCCAATGCTGACGGCTGAAATGAAATTGCAGTACCTGGTATTTTAAGCCACCTAGAAGCACTCGCCCCATCTATGGTTTGCCCTGTAAAAATAGTAACTCCTAAAAGAATTACAGAAATTACAAGAAGTATGGAACTCAACTTTCCTATAAACTCATATTTTATCGCTCCGATGACTCTCATCAAAAATAACCCTAAAGCAATGAACATCACATGCTTGATAAGGTGGCTGGTGGTTGTTCCTGTATTTACAATGTACTCTAAATTAGAACTTGCCGAATAAACAGGAAGTATGGAGAATACAGAAATAAGAATTACTGTAATCCACAGCACTCTGTCTCCTTTTAGATATTCTATTTTTTTATTTACTTCTGTATGCTCCATGGTTTATTATTTTAGAACCTCAGCTTTAAACTTTTCACCTCTATCTTCGTAGTTTTCAAACAAATCAAAACTTGCACAGCACGGCGAAAGGAGTACAGCATCTCCTGCTTCTGCTATGGATTTTGAAATTTTAATAGCTTCCTCCATACTAGAAGTATTATAAATAAACTCTTTTTTATCTCTAAAGAAATCTATAATCTTTTGGTTATCTATACCTAAGCAAACAATCGCTTTTACTTTCTTTTTAACCAATTCTTCTATTTCGGTGTAATCATTGCCTTTATCCACTCCTCCTACAATCCAAACGGTAGGCTGAGTCATACTTTCTAAAGCATAGTAAGTAGCGTTTACATTAGTCGCTTTACTATCATTGATAAATTTAACTCCATTAAGATTAGCTATTTCCTGTAACCTATGGTCTACAGCTTGGAAAGTCATCAATGAATTTCTAATACTTTCATTACTAATATTAAGTATTTTACCCGCTATAGACGCTGCTAAGCTATTAGCCACATTATGATTCCCAATAAGAGCTAAGTCTCTAATTTTCATAGTAAACTCACCTTGAAATTTTACCACAATGTTTTCATCGTTCATATATCCACCCTCTGAGAGAGTTTCTTTTATGGAGAATGGTACTTTTTTAACCTTTAAATCTAACTCTTGAAGAATTTTTTGACTCATTTCATCATCTTTATTATAGATGAAGAAATTATCATATTCTTGATTTTCAGTAATTCGGAATTTAGCTAAAGCGTACTCCTCATAATTATAATTATATTGGTCTAAATGGTCTTGACTCAAATTAAGAAGCAACGAAATGTATGGTCTAAAATTCTGAATATCATCTAATTGAAAACTACTGATTTCCAAAACATAATAGTCAAAAGATTCATCGGCTACTTGTTTCGCAAAACTCTTGCCTATATTACCTCCCAAACCTACATTCATCCCATTATCTTTAAGGATATGATAGATGAGAGAAGTAGTAGTCGTTTTACCATTACTGCCCGTAATTGCCACAATTTTGGCATTAGTAAATTCCGATGCAAATTCTATTTCGGAAGACAGTCTTATCCCTTTCTGATTGATTTTAAATACAATATCTGCCTTTTTAGGAATACCTGGGCTTTTAACCACCCAATCGGCATTTAAAATTCGTTCTTCATCGTGCTGACCTTCTTCAAATTCTATATTATTCTCTATCAGTTGTTTTTTATACTCTTCTTTTATACTTCCTCTATCGGATACAAAAACCTCCATACCTTTCTTTTTAGCAAGGTAGGCTGCCCCAAAACCACTTTCTCCAGCTCCTAAAACTACTATTTTCATATTCCTTAATGTTTTTATTGAAAATATTTATCTAATTTTAAGTGTAATTAAACATACAATCGCTAAAACTACCCCTATAATTATCATTCTATTAACAATCTTACTTTCGTGGTAGCCACTCTTCTGATAATGATGATGAAGAGGAGACATTTTAAACAATCGGTTATTTTGAGCATATTCTAATCCATACTTTTTCTTTCTGTATTTGAACACTGCTACTTGAAGCATTACCGATAAGTTTTCAATTAAAAATATTCCACACAGCACAGGTATCAATAATTCTTTTCTTAGAATAATGGACAAAACCGCAATAACTCCGCCTAGCATTAAACTACCTGTATCACCCATAAATACTTGGGCAGGATAGGTATTATACCAAAAAAAACCAATAACCGCCCCTACCATCGCCACCGCAAAAATGGTAGTTTCTCCCATATTAGGCAGAAACATAATATTGAGATAATCCGCAAAGATGATGTTACCCGAAACATACGCAAAGAAAGCTAATGTGAGTAAAATAACCGCACTCGTACCTGCAGCTAAACCATCTATCCCATCGGTAATATTAGCTCCATTAGAAACAGCTGTAACAATAAATATCGCCATCGGAATGAAAACCACCCAAGCCCATTCTTCTGCTTCTTGCTCATCCATCCAAAAGAGAATACCACTGTAATCAAACTCGTTATTTTTAATCATCGGTACGGTAGAAATTACTTTTTTTTCTTCCTTCATAAAGTTCTGTTCTACATTGTTACGATTAATCTCTTTTGCATCTGCATATTTTCTTTTAACGGTAACATCAGAATTAAAAAACATTGTGACCCCAACAATTAGCCCTAAACCAACTTGACCTATGACTTTAAATTTACCACTTAAACCGTCTTTATTCTTCTTTATTTTCTTAAGATAATCGTCTATAAAACCTATTGCTCCCATCCAAAGCACGGATACAATGAGTAGAATAATATAGATATTCGTAATCTTAGTAAAAAGCAATACAGGTATCAAAGTGGCTATAATGATGATAAGTCCTCCCATAGTAGGAGTTCCTTCTTTTTGTTTTTGCCCATCTAATCCTAAATCTCGCACTAGTTCTCCCATCTGTTTTCTACGAAGAAAATTGATGATTTTTTTACCATAAACCAATGCAATAATAAGCGACAACAGAACCGCCATAGCAGCCCTAAAAGAAATGTATCTCAATAGGTTAAGACCTGGTATATGTATGCCGTTAGCCGTAAGATATTCGTATAAGTAGTATAACATAGTTTGTATTTCTTGTTTTTAAATTATTGTTTTTCTATTTACTCATCATTTTACACAATTCTAATATCACCTCTTTATCATCAAAGTGATGTTTTACCCCATTAACTTCTTGATAAATTTCGTGACCTTTCCCCGCCACAAGTATAATATCTTTTGGCTCTGCAAATTTTATAGCCATTTTAATAGCTTCTCTTCTGTCTGGAACTACCGTATATTTGCTAAAGCATTGTGGCTCCACGCCCGCCTCTATTTCTTGGATAATGGTGTTAGGATCTTCTGTTCTAGGGTTGTCTGATGTAATAATTGCTAGAGTAGATTTTTGTGTAGCTATTTTACCCATTTCAGGGCGTTTGCTATGGTCTCTATCGCCACCGCAACCAAACACACTAATCAACCTTTCGTTTTTAGTTCGTATTTCGTTGATAGAGTCTAGAATATTCTCTAAAGCATCTGGCGTGTGTGCATAATCTACCACAAAAAAGATTCCGCCTTCTGACTTTATCGTTTCAAACCTACCATTAACTCTTTTCAGTTGAGAAATTGCCGTAAGTATTTCCACCTCATCAAACCCTAACTCTCTCGCTATACCAAACACTAAAAGCAAATTATAAACATTAAACTTCCCTGTTAGGCTCGTCCAAACTTCTTTACCATTAAAATTGAGCAGCATTCCGTTAAAATCCACCTCTAACAATCGTCCATGGTAATCACTTAAAGTTTTTAATGCATAGGTTTTCTTTTTAGCCTTGGTGTTTTGGAGCATTACCAATCCGTTTTTATCATCTAGATTAGTAATTGCTACCGCTGAATCTGGCAAATTATCAAAAAATGATTTTTTGGTATTAAGGTATTCTAAAAAAGTTTTATGATAGTCTAAATGGTCGTGAGTAATATTGGTAAAACCTGCCACTTTAAAATGCAAACCTTCCGTTCTGTTTTGATGAATGCCGTGAGAAGAAACTTCCATAAAGGCATACTCGCAACCTTGTGCCACGGCTTTTGCCAATAGTTCATTAAGTTTAACCACGTCTGGTGTAGTGTGT
Coding sequences within:
- a CDS encoding SDR family oxidoreductase, which encodes MSKKFQHKNILITGGASGIGKIMARLSLEKGAKVIIWDIDQSKIDETILQFSSLGSIFGYKVDVSNYDEVQHFAIKTKQKIGNVDILINNAGIVVGKYFHEHSQKDILKTIEINTNAPMVITNLFLQDMLTQNSGHICNIASSAGLVSNPKMSVYAGSKWAVVGWSDSLRLEMEQLKKNIKVTTIMPYYINTGMFDGVKSVLPILAPEKAAKTIISSIENNKKMVTLPRYIYRLTRIGQGLFPLRFFDWFAGSLLEIYKTMADFKGHKK
- a CDS encoding aldehyde dehydrogenase → METPKAQISALVQKQKAFFATQQTKAIDFRLKQLSLLKQAILKYQPEIEEALWKDLHKSKEEVYLTEISIVLSEINYHLKKIKSWARPKRVWSPISVLPASSRIIYEPLGVALIISPWNYPFQLLINPLVGAISSGCCALLKASPDAPNLANVVEKMLTEYFPLDYIALVKGGRETNTYLLEERFDFIFFTGSPSLGKVVMKAAAENLTPIVLELGGKSPCIVDKDANLNLAAKRIAWGKLINAGQTCIAPDYLWVHRSVKKELLEKIAYHIKEMYGSDVKSSPFYPRIVNDKSVERLSKFLNEGNIYLGGEVDSSQKYIAPTIINNVEPHFAIMQEEIFGPLLPVITFDHIDEPISYINQHEKPLALYYFGKTKTAKEVISKTSSGGVCINDTLMHIANHHLPFGGVGNSGMGKYHGKYSFLAFSNERAIVKTPTFLDLPFKYVPFRFFEWVKKMI
- the ftsZ gene encoding cell division protein FtsZ; amino-acid sequence: MENTNKTGFEFDLPKGNSSIIKVIGVGGGGNNALKHMYERGIHGVDFVICNTDAQTLNNNPVSNKVQLGITTTEGLGAGADPEVGEKAAIESIDEIKSTLGQNTKMVFITAGMGGGTGTGAAPIIAKAAKEMGILTVAIVTVPFSFEGKRRLDQAEAGLEKLRNNVDSLIVINNDKLRQQFGNLGFKQGFSKADEVLTNAAKGMAEVITGSFVINIDFRDAKSVLQNSGTALMSTGSATGEKRAEEAVKKALDSPLLNDNKITGAQDVLLLIQSGSDEASEATMDEIGLINDYIQNEAGNTANIIFGVGTDEELGDAIRVLVIATGFTNENHINAGPTEVVKVPLHETANSVRRESPFKISSDAKNAGLGSVVTEKNIVKLDEEDDFSSPQFSANRLSGEQLAVQEIQPMTYVEEVNEEFEEGSNELDLFSYDEGYEEPKGISFTFESKDESSIQPTKSLFLDEKPVEFSFKIKEEEPTFEEEVKTVSNTVASQEPQVIHEVEEKPIFRNEEIAQEETLFTFIEKKVEDSKVQERRNKLKEFNSRYQNVDEENTFETVPAFRRKNIKLDDSPSDERISSFLADNNGRVELRENKFLNKDVD
- the ftsA gene encoding cell division protein FtsA, with the protein product MESQEYSVGLDIGTTKIVAIVGRRNQYGKIEVMGVGVAPSLGVHKGIVNNIAQTINSIKTAVSEAQKSAGVPITKVTVGIAGKHIRSLQHSDYIMRENPDQYITEEDIEELKNQVKKLVMLPGEEIIHVLPQEYKVDSEGEIQEPIGMHGKRLEANFHVVVGQMSSIKNISRCVKEAGLEMESLTLEPLASSEAVLTKEEKEAGVAIVDIGGGTTDIAIFKDNIIRHTCVIPYGGGIITEDIKDGCSIIEKHAEQLKVRFGSAVPELEKESTFVTIPGLHGRTEKEISLKTLAKIIHARVEEILEMVNTELKAYGAHEKKRKLIAGIVLTGGGSNLKHLRQLANYITGFDSRIGYANEYISNDKNQHLKSPEFATSIGLLMESLSIRDKKTNSLVQEEVSVSSQTVSDETNQEDKILDSDKPTHNETVVQQNASKKPTIGQNILEKIKKFFEESE
- a CDS encoding cell division protein FtsQ/DivIB is translated as MKRFNNASMDKVAVNIIQGEKPVYFIDEKEIESIVKKANTTNRVGDIDIPKLERKIAEYSAVDSANVYLSLDGILHIDIMQRVPVFRLSKGKKEFYVDEKGVEFPINRNYSASCMLISGNVQPEEYPQLIELVKKINQDDFSKKFFIGVVKERENYYLIANEENYRVELGSLENIDFKVKGFKAFVEKYLVYQPSDKYTKISLKYDNQIVTTLSKGYKEETYKEEEKNK